CACCGACAAGCAGGGTTGCAAGCGTTATTTTAATGGACATGAAAGTCGCCAGTACAATAAGTACTGTAACACCCAATGAAGGGACTATTACTGCAGTCATCATATAAAACATCGCCAATGGATTCAATGTCCTGCCGTATTTTTTCATCTCTATATTCTGCTCTCTTGTGATCTGCTCAATCACGTCCCTCAATGACTTGGCGATGTCAGATCCGGTCTTCAGGGAATTTAATATCTGCCACAGCATTCTTCTGAAATCTTCAGACGGGGTGTATTCAATGGATTCATTCAGCGCATCTTCCAATGTTGTTCCAATCTCGACCTTGTCAGTTATTTCCTTGAAATATACGCCAATATCCTTGTAGCTGTTTGCAACATTCTTTATTGCATCGTACAGGCTGATGCCTGACTCGATCTCTATTATCAAAAATCTGCCTGCAAAAATAATTTCCTTGCTGATCTGCTTTCTCCTTCTGAATATTTTAACATCCGGCAGTTTTGACAGATAAAGGAAGACGAGTAGGAAAATAAAGGGCGCAACAAATACCAGCAAAGCAAGCTTAAAGCTTGTTTTTGACAATAGCGCTGTAATGAAAAAAATAAGTCCTGTTGTCAGATAAAAACTGCTGACTAGGGTATTCTTTACAAATTCCTCTGGCTCTTCCACCATTCCTGCCTGCTTTAGCTTGTCACCCAAGCCGGGCATTAAGGAAGCGAGCCTTTTGATTATGATATTGGCTATTTTAAACCACCCAGCAATTTATTTTTATTCACAAATGCCATTAAATTATCTTTGTCAGTATAGTACTCGGCCATAACCCTGCCAACGCTTTCAACAGTGTTGATCTTGTTGCCCACAAGGTATTTCAGCACCTTTTCCTTGAGTTTCAAATCATCTTCTATCTCTTTTTTTGAAAGCCCTGTATACAGCTGCAATGTGTCAAAAAGCGCAACAGGCTTGTTGACATTCTGCATTATGTCCTTGTAAGTGTCAAACTGTACAAGTATGTTTGGCCTCGCGTCAGGCAGTATCTCTGCAATCTGGAACGTCCTTCTTATTCCCGTTCTTCTGTTCCTGTACTGCACAATTATCATTGAAATTGCAGGCAGCATGGTCTTTGGCACTTCGATCGGCGGGCTCGTCAGCCTTGTTATTGTTTCCTGCACATTGTTTGCATGGACAGTTGCGTAAACGCTGTGGCCAGTATGTATCGCTTCAAATAAAACTTCTGCTTCCCTTTTTCTTCTGATTTCGCCTACAATTATCCTGTCCGGCCTCATCCTTAATGAATTGACAAGCAAGTCAAGCATTGATATTTCGCCTTTGCCTTCTATATTTGGCATCCTTGTAACCATCGGTATCCAGTGCAGGAAGCTTGGCAATTGCAGCTCTCTTGTGTCTTCTATGCTTATTATTCTCTGATTCGGAGGAAAAAATACAGACATGACATTCAATGCGGATGTTTTTCCGGTAGCTGTGCCGCCGGTTATTAAAGTCGAGAGCTCGTACTGCACAGCCATCCATATGAGCGAAGCAGCTGACGCTGAGATTGTTCTGCTTTCAATGAAATCTGTTATAGTCCACGGCTTTGACGCGAATTTTCTGAAAGTTATTGTGTTCCCCTTTGTCGATATCGGAGACAATGTTGCATTAACCCTGTCGCCTGTTTCCAGGTTGGCGTCCATCAACGGCGCCAGGACAGTGATCTGCTTGCCAACCTTTCTTCCAATCATTGTTGCATAATGCGTTATTTGGTCTTCGCTTGCAACCTTTATGTTTGTTTTCAGCCAGCCGTATGTCCTATGATAAACCCACACATACTCGTCGGCATTGTTGATCGCAACTTCTTCCAGATTCACATCATCCATCAGTATTTCTATGTTGCCCAGGCCAAGGCTTCTCTGTATAAGGTATGTTGTAAGAAACATTGTTGCCTTTTCATCAACATCTGGAAAATATCTCTTTACAAGAACCTCAATCATATCCCTGAATTTCTCTTCTATAACGCCTGCCTTTCTTATATCTGCAATTTCAACTATGCCCAGGCTGACTTCTTTTATGAGCTCCTGCCTTATTTTTTCAAGAATTAGTTCAGTGTTCTTGCTTATTGCGGAAATTGAAATCTCGTATATTGGAACATACTCTCCTGCCTTCATATATATTTTTACAGAAATAGGCATGTCTGCAGAGAAAAATTTATACTCCTCTTTTATTACCATCTCAACCTCTTTTTTTATTTTATAGTAACGAACCTAAATTTTCATATATGATGTCCGACATTATATTAAGCTTGTTATCTTTTTAATGTGGCTTTCGTACTCAGCTTTCTTTTTTGTTATTTCATTAAACTTCTTATCGAGCTCTTTGGCATAGCCTTTGATATCTCCGCTCTTGCTTGAAACTGCAAAAGCCTGCGCCTTTTTTATAAGCTGGTTCAGCTCAATCTGCAAATCGTGCTTCTGGTGCTCAAGGTCGCTCATCATTTTGTAAACATTTAATTTTTTCTTGAAAAATTCCTCGAATTTTTTTGAGACTTCCCTGCCTTTTTTAGCCTTAGAGCTGATAGCGTATTTTTTTTCTTTTAATTTTTTAAGTATATCGGAGCGTGATTTGATGATGTCTTTTTCCCTGGCTCTGCTTTCTTCAGCAAGGCTGCGGACTTTCTTTTGCTCGGCTTCAATTTCTTCTTCTATCTGCTCAGCCAGGCTCTTCAGATTCTCAACATGGTTCTTTTCATCGTAAATCAGCTGATTTTCTTCTCTTGCCTTTTCCTCGATTTTGCCTATCATTGCCTTGAATTTTTCAAGCTTTTTGGCCAGCAGCTTTTCATTTCCCTGGAGCTTATTGATATCGCACTCTTCGCTTTTTAGGTTCTTCTTTACTTTCTTTTCTTCTATAGAGACCTCTTTCATGACATCTCTGTATTTCTCCTGCTCCTTTTTCATCGCATTCTGCGACTCTCTGATTTTATCAGCATAATCGTGATTTTGCTTCACCAGACCAGCATCGAGATTCTTTTTGGTTTCTTCAAGCTTTTCAAGCTCTTCAACTTCGCCCCTGACATGCTCAACTTCAGAGCCTATTTCATTTTTTATTTTTTTAAACTGATCTTCCGCGGTTTTAAAGGAAGTGGATTCTTTATCAAGGCTCTTCAAGACAATCTCTGCTTTTCTTACAAAGACGTCTTTTCTTCTTTCGAATTCCTTTTCTTTTTCCTTGATTTCCCTGCTGTTTAATTTCTTTTCCTGCAGGTATGCTGTTGCAAACTTGTATTCAATGCTTATTATGCCTTCCTCCTCTAGAAAATCAGCCCACTCTTCAACAACATCTTCAGAAACGCCAAGTTTTTCAGCAGCATCAGGCACAGAGATCCTGCCTGCTTTCTTTATAAGCTCGACTAATTTATCTACCCCTGTCTCTATCATCCTCGTTTCTTCCATGTGAATTATCTGTAATGTTCATGTTTAAAAAGCTTTCGATGGCTGTTTGTACCAAGTTCATTGATAATTCTTTTGCTCTTGTAATTCTTGACAGCTCGTGTGAAGAAGATCTATACATTTTGTTTAAGTAAGTCTTTAACATAATTAGCTTCAAATACCTTTCCTTTCGCCTTATTCTTTGCACTTAGTTTCAGCATTTTCATTGTTTCAGGATTTGCAATGATCTCAAGGGACTCTGTTAACGCATCCAAATCGTCTTTTTTTGCCATTTCGTTTTCTATCTTGAATTCTCCTTGAATCTGCAGGACAGATTTATTTCATATATCGCTTTATTATACAATTATCTGTCGTAAACTCTT
The Candidatus Woesearchaeota archaeon DNA segment above includes these coding regions:
- a CDS encoding type II/IV secretion system ATPase subunit, whose amino-acid sequence is MVIKEEYKFFSADMPISVKIYMKAGEYVPIYEISISAISKNTELILEKIRQELIKEVSLGIVEIADIRKAGVIEEKFRDMIEVLVKRYFPDVDEKATMFLTTYLIQRSLGLGNIEILMDDVNLEEVAINNADEYVWVYHRTYGWLKTNIKVASEDQITHYATMIGRKVGKQITVLAPLMDANLETGDRVNATLSPISTKGNTITFRKFASKPWTITDFIESRTISASAASLIWMAVQYELSTLITGGTATGKTSALNVMSVFFPPNQRIISIEDTRELQLPSFLHWIPMVTRMPNIEGKGEISMLDLLVNSLRMRPDRIIVGEIRRKREAEVLFEAIHTGHSVYATVHANNVQETITRLTSPPIEVPKTMLPAISMIIVQYRNRRTGIRRTFQIAEILPDARPNILVQFDTYKDIMQNVNKPVALFDTLQLYTGLSKKEIEDDLKLKEKVLKYLVGNKINTVESVGRVMAEYYTDKDNLMAFVNKNKLLGGLK
- a CDS encoding type II secretion system F family protein codes for the protein MPGLGDKLKQAGMVEEPEEFVKNTLVSSFYLTTGLIFFITALLSKTSFKLALLVFVAPFIFLLVFLYLSKLPDVKIFRRRKQISKEIIFAGRFLIIEIESGISLYDAIKNVANSYKDIGVYFKEITDKVEIGTTLEDALNESIEYTPSEDFRRMLWQILNSLKTGSDIAKSLRDVIEQITREQNIEMKKYGRTLNPLAMFYMMTAVIVPSLGVTVLIVLATFMSIKITLATLLVGVLLLAFVQFMFVSVIKSLRPAIEF